From the genome of Halomonas sp. HAL1:
GATTCGGCGCTGTTCAGGGGTCAAGGCTTTGCCCATCGGGGTAATGCCCTCACGCTCTTCCGTCAGCTGTTGAACCCAGCGCCGGATGGCGCTTTCCCCAACACCCAGAGAAGTGCTTGCCTGGGGGATGGTGTAACCTTGATCCAGCACAAGGCTGGCTGCTTCCTGCTTGAACTCGGGCGTAAAGGAACGTCGTTTTCTGGTCATCAGACACCTCGTTTATGGTGGCGATCTTACCACCTACGTTGGTGTCCGGAATCAGTGAACCACTACAGAGGACTCCTTGGTGCGCTCACACTCCCCCATCTTGGGGCGAGAAGACGCGCCGGTGACGATTGTGGAATTCTTCGATCCGGCTTGCGAAGCCTGCCGTGCTTTCTACCCCCTGACAAAAAGTATTCTGGAAACCTACCCAGAAAAAGTGCGGCTCATCGTGCGCTACACTCCTTTCCACGGCGACGTATCTGATAAGGCCATTCGGGTATTAGAAGTCGCTCGTCGTCAGGGCGTCTTTGAACCGGTACTTGAGAGGCTGCTGGCTCGCCAGGATCAATGGGCTTCACATGGCAGTTTTGATGAATCCGCTATCCTCGATATCGCGAGC
Proteins encoded in this window:
- a CDS encoding thioredoxin domain-containing protein — its product is MRSHSPILGREDAPVTIVEFFDPACEACRAFYPLTKSILETYPEKVRLIVRYTPFHGDVSDKAIRVLEVARRQGVFEPVLERLLARQDQWASHGSFDESAILDIASQGGLDLAAAEEQLTSAEVQAVIDQDMADVRANQIRQTPTFFVNGEPLDLFGMQELIDAVESEVAEISGEEDGQ